One genomic segment of Aquipluma nitroreducens includes these proteins:
- a CDS encoding L,D-transpeptidase family protein yields the protein MNKKKIKWITVIFLSVVFLVITVCVIIVSQRKQPNDDLRFAREALSEAKEAEADVYSETKYKQATQIYESAMKNWSRENDRFILVRDYGSVISSAQKAKKIAEESREESIAKADDLSKNVDAAFVSMEKKIELYNKLFKSLPIPRSVFDAHNKSKMFFSESKIAQGNGKLKDAEILFKKAEIYANHANAAAAKMLRDYFNDYGRWKSLANDAIAASRGGNKVILVDKVAHILYVYQSGKIIRSYDVEFGPNWMAHKEQAGDKATPEGNYHITSKKAGGGTGYNKAMLLDYPNAEDRAHFAQMKRQGLISKRAGIGNLIEIHGNGGRGFDWTSGCVGMRDRDIDDLYRVVGSGTRVTIVGSIEPLSTVTGGVDF from the coding sequence TTGAATAAGAAGAAAATTAAGTGGATAACTGTTATTTTTTTGTCAGTTGTTTTTCTCGTAATTACCGTTTGTGTAATTATTGTTTCGCAAAGGAAACAACCAAACGATGATTTAAGATTTGCACGCGAAGCTTTATCCGAAGCCAAAGAAGCCGAAGCAGATGTTTATTCTGAAACAAAATATAAACAAGCAACGCAGATATATGAGTCTGCCATGAAGAATTGGTCGAGGGAAAACGATCGGTTTATTCTAGTCAGGGATTATGGCAGTGTGATAAGTTCAGCTCAGAAGGCAAAAAAGATTGCAGAAGAATCGAGAGAAGAATCCATTGCAAAAGCAGACGACTTAAGTAAGAACGTAGATGCTGCTTTTGTGAGTATGGAAAAGAAGATTGAATTGTATAATAAGCTATTTAAGAGTCTACCTATACCTCGATCTGTTTTTGATGCGCATAATAAATCTAAAATGTTTTTTAGCGAATCAAAAATTGCTCAGGGAAATGGTAAGTTGAAAGATGCAGAAATACTTTTTAAAAAGGCCGAAATATATGCCAATCATGCCAATGCGGCAGCTGCAAAAATGTTACGCGATTATTTTAATGATTACGGCAGATGGAAAAGTTTAGCTAATGATGCAATTGCAGCTTCGCGTGGAGGAAATAAGGTGATTTTAGTTGATAAAGTTGCACATATTTTGTATGTATATCAGTCAGGAAAAATAATACGTAGTTATGACGTTGAATTTGGTCCTAACTGGATGGCGCATAAAGAGCAAGCTGGCGATAAGGCAACTCCGGAAGGAAATTATCATATAACCAGTAAAAAAGCTGGCGGTGGCACTGGATATAATAAGGCAATGTTACTTGATTATCCAAATGCAGAAGATCGAGCTCACTTTGCTCAAATGAAGCGTCAGGGACTGATTTCCAAAAGAGCTGGAATTGGAAACCTGATTGAAATACATGGCAATGGAGGGCGTGGTTTTGACTGGACAAGTGGTTGTGTTGGTATGAGAGACCGGGATATTGATGATTTGTATCGTGTTGTCGGTTCTGGTACACGTGTAACTATCGTTGGTTCTATTGAGCCTCTATCTACGGTTACTGGTGGTGTAGATTTTTAA
- a CDS encoding M48 family metallopeptidase → MSQLLFYIIIGLLVADFILERFLEFLNSTKWSDKLPEEVKDLYDEQEYQKQQTYEKANFRFSMLSSSFSFILMLLMVLFAGFALLNNWALSISVNPILTALLFFGILMLASDILTTPFSIYDTFVIEEKFGFNKTTPKTFVLDKLKGYLLGAIIGGGLLALIIYIYLLTTTDFWIYTWIVITGFSIFMVLFYSNLIVPLFNKQTPLPEGELKSAIETFSAKAGFKLDNIYVIDGSKRSTKANAYFTGFGAKKRIVLFDTLINDMTTNELVAVLAHEIGHYKKHHVIWSLLLGILQTGVMLFIFSLFVGNPDLSAALGVEMPSFHIGLIAFGILYSPISMITGIIMNVFSRKNEYEADAFAAKYFDARELAAALKKLSIKNLSNLRPHPVYVFFHYSHPTLLQRLQALKILE, encoded by the coding sequence ATGTCACAACTCTTATTTTATATCATTATTGGCCTTTTGGTGGCTGATTTTATTCTTGAGCGTTTTCTCGAATTCCTGAATTCAACGAAATGGAGTGATAAACTTCCTGAGGAAGTGAAAGATCTATACGATGAACAGGAGTATCAAAAGCAGCAGACTTATGAAAAAGCGAATTTTCGCTTTTCAATGCTAAGTTCATCATTCAGTTTTATATTGATGTTGCTTATGGTGCTTTTTGCAGGATTTGCTCTGCTAAATAATTGGGCATTGTCCATTTCGGTGAACCCGATTTTAACTGCATTGCTGTTTTTTGGCATCCTGATGTTGGCTTCCGATATACTCACAACACCTTTTTCGATTTACGATACTTTTGTTATTGAGGAAAAATTCGGCTTTAATAAGACTACACCTAAAACTTTTGTTCTCGATAAATTGAAAGGCTATTTACTTGGGGCGATTATCGGAGGTGGACTCTTGGCGCTGATTATCTACATTTATCTGCTTACAACTACAGATTTTTGGATCTATACCTGGATCGTAATCACTGGATTCTCCATATTTATGGTGCTGTTTTATTCCAACCTGATAGTTCCGTTATTTAATAAGCAAACTCCGCTTCCTGAAGGTGAATTGAAATCAGCTATCGAAACATTTTCAGCTAAAGCGGGATTTAAACTCGATAATATTTATGTCATCGACGGATCAAAACGTTCGACAAAAGCCAATGCCTATTTTACCGGATTTGGTGCCAAAAAGCGAATAGTTTTGTTTGACACACTGATTAACGATATGACCACTAATGAGCTGGTTGCTGTTTTGGCGCACGAAATCGGACATTACAAAAAACATCACGTCATCTGGAGCTTGCTGTTAGGAATTTTACAAACCGGAGTGATGTTATTTATATTCTCTCTTTTTGTTGGAAACCCTGATCTTTCGGCAGCTTTGGGAGTTGAAATGCCCAGTTTCCATATTGGCCTGATCGCTTTTGGAATTTTGTATTCGCCCATTTCAATGATTACCGGAATAATTATGAATGTTTTCTCCAGAAAGAATGAATACGAAGCGGATGCCTTTGCTGCAAAATATTTCGATGCCAGAGAATTGGCCGCTGCGCTGAAAAAGCTGTCTATAAAAAATCTCAGCAATTTACGCCCACATCCGGTTTACGTGTTTTTTCATTATTCACATCCAACATTATTACAACGGTTGCAGGCATTAAAAATATTAGAGTAG
- a CDS encoding molybdenum cofactor guanylyltransferase, with amino-acid sequence MTDNLNISGFILAGGKSSRMGTDKALLMFQDKPLLQHMIKRIEPFCDKVAISGQNSEYANFKVEMIPDLYSGCGPMAGIFSALKYSGSDWNLLVSVDVPFVNDELFFYLISNIGEYDCIIPEHTSGVEPLIALYNRRILPVVEEMIKSGDYRLTNLLSKLNTSYLDCNELIKKHPRLFANINRMEDYQSI; translated from the coding sequence ATGACTGATAATTTAAATATTTCAGGATTTATTTTGGCTGGTGGGAAAAGCAGCCGAATGGGTACGGATAAAGCGTTATTGATGTTTCAGGATAAGCCTTTGCTGCAGCATATGATCAAACGAATTGAACCGTTTTGTGATAAGGTTGCTATCAGCGGACAAAATTCGGAATATGCAAATTTTAAGGTTGAAATGATTCCTGATTTATATTCGGGTTGTGGCCCGATGGCTGGTATATTTTCGGCACTGAAATATAGCGGTTCTGATTGGAATCTATTAGTAAGCGTCGATGTCCCTTTCGTTAATGATGAGTTATTTTTTTACCTGATTTCAAATATTGGAGAGTATGATTGTATAATTCCGGAACATACTTCCGGAGTTGAACCACTTATTGCACTTTATAACCGACGAATATTACCGGTGGTAGAAGAAATGATAAAGTCAGGAGATTACCGACTTACAAACCTACTCTCGAAATTAAACACCAGCTATCTTGATTGTAACGAGTTGATCAAAAAGCATCCCCGTTTGTTCGCGAATATTAATCGAATGGAAGATTATCAGTCAATTTGA
- a CDS encoding L,D-transpeptidase, protein MIRNFFIYLAVLIVGILFFASMVLFAIPAFQESTLALTGLSSSSSGSGEAGTDKESIEADVNKLQKRLDSFTPTNAYMVVNTSDNHFFLYKGKQLIRDGVCSTGKNEKLVSAERKYEHVFYTPFGVRKVLRKATNPVWKKPDWAFIEDGMPIPSANDPSRWETGTLGAYKMEIGDGYMIHGTIYKRRMGMSVTHGCIRLLDDDLEAVYKAMEVGSKVYIY, encoded by the coding sequence ATGATTCGTAATTTTTTTATTTATCTGGCAGTTTTGATTGTTGGGATTCTGTTTTTTGCATCAATGGTACTTTTTGCTATTCCGGCATTTCAAGAATCAACTCTTGCTTTAACAGGTCTTTCTTCAAGTTCTTCTGGTTCTGGTGAAGCTGGAACTGATAAGGAATCTATTGAAGCTGATGTTAATAAACTTCAGAAACGCCTTGATTCGTTTACACCTACAAATGCATATATGGTTGTAAATACTTCTGATAACCATTTCTTTTTATACAAGGGCAAACAGCTAATTCGAGATGGAGTCTGTTCAACCGGTAAAAATGAAAAATTGGTTTCGGCTGAAAGAAAATACGAACACGTTTTTTATACTCCATTTGGTGTCCGTAAAGTATTACGTAAAGCAACCAATCCGGTCTGGAAAAAGCCTGATTGGGCTTTTATTGAAGATGGAATGCCCATTCCTTCTGCAAACGATCCTTCGCGGTGGGAAACGGGAACCCTTGGTGCATATAAAATGGAAATTGGAGATGGTTATATGATTCATGGTACTATTTATAAACGCCGGATGGGTATGAGTGTTACCCATGGTTGTATCCGTTTACTTGATGACGATCTGGAAGCAGTATATAAGGCAATGGAAGTAGGTTCAAAAGTTTATATTTACTAA
- a CDS encoding RNA polymerase sigma factor, with product MASTTKYKQKSDEEIVLLIINSGNQELFELIYLRYFKKVRDKCFSFLKDSKLSEEFANDILTKAYEKIHGFKGNSSFSSWLYSITYNYCIDYLRVKKKLHYPEWNSNNEIPEIIDESETDFEEASYENLLTIFELIHPEEKVLLLMKYQDNLPIKSIAKTLRISEDAVKMRLKRARSRVIYMYNEKFNSGN from the coding sequence ATGGCATCAACAACCAAATATAAACAGAAGTCTGACGAAGAAATTGTTCTTCTAATTATAAATTCCGGAAATCAGGAATTATTTGAATTGATTTATTTAAGATATTTCAAAAAAGTCAGGGACAAATGCTTCAGTTTTTTGAAAGATTCCAAATTATCTGAAGAATTTGCAAATGACATTTTAACCAAAGCATACGAAAAAATTCACGGATTTAAAGGCAATTCTTCATTTTCGTCCTGGCTCTATTCTATAACGTATAATTATTGCATTGATTATTTAAGAGTCAAAAAGAAACTTCACTATCCGGAATGGAATAGCAATAACGAAATTCCCGAAATCATTGATGAGTCGGAGACCGATTTTGAAGAAGCAAGTTACGAGAACCTTCTTACTATTTTTGAATTAATACATCCTGAAGAAAAAGTACTGCTTCTGATGAAATATCAGGACAATCTTCCTATAAAATCAATAGCAAAGACGCTACGAATAAGCGAGGATGCGGTTAAGATGAGACTTAAAAGAGCCAGATCCCGGGTAATCTATATGTATAATGAAAAATTTAATTCGGGTAATTAA
- a CDS encoding FAD-binding and (Fe-S)-binding domain-containing protein, protein MLSGKYKVLYQQLTSEIDTKRIFHDPLHTLAFGTDASFYRLIPKIVIKAKNEEEVSFILKESSKLGIPVTFRAAGTSLSGQAISDSVLVIAGNHWTKFKIDSDGLKISLQPGLTGGKVNSLLARYGRKIGPDPASIDAAMIGGIAANNASGMCCGTAENSYKTIASMRVIFADGTVLDTSDPESKHQFSQTHPQLIQDITEMAASVKDNAELAGRIARKFKMKNTTGYSLNALVDFADPFEIIEHLMIGSEGTLGFIAEISYKTVVEHPFKASSLMVFPDIEKACNAVSLLKSAPVSAVELMDRAGLRSVEDQAGVPNYLKTLSPTASAILVETRALHQDELNQKIKVILDTIKIISSEIPIEFTSIPSEYALLWKIRKGMFPSIGAIRKTGTTVIIEDVAFPVARLAEATLDLHRLFEKWEYREAVIFGHALEGNLHFVFTQDFGSQSEVDRYANFMSDVADLVVSKYDGSLKAEHGTGRNMAPFVEKEWGHEAYQLMKQIKQIFDPQNLLNPGVILNNDPKVHLQNLKPIPAASEKIDKCIECGFCEPTCVSAELTLTPRQRIVVYREMASLARSGHEPHIAASLAKSYQYAGNETCATDGLCATACPVKIDTGKLIKTLRKEEIGEHQNRAVWIADHMSGVTSSVRGALSIVGFFHTVLGTPIMKGISGGLRTLSGNRIPLWNPFMPHGAKKINTSQLQKAKTDKKVVYFPSCINRAMGVSKENRKEKQLSEKMLELLNKGGFEVIYPENLNSLCCGMAFSSKGYTEAGIKNSNELEVALLNASENGKYPVLCDMSPCLFTMKENMKSGLKLYEPVEFILDHLLSNLEITPMQETITVFPVCSMKKMGLENKLVELAEKCATKVVVLETNCCGFAGDRGFSFPELNEHGLRNLKIQLPEGVRYGYSTSRTCEIGLSLHSGISHQSIVYLVDEVSRAKDVVG, encoded by the coding sequence ATGCTTTCCGGAAAATATAAAGTTCTTTATCAGCAACTTACATCAGAAATTGATACAAAAAGAATTTTTCACGACCCACTTCATACCTTGGCTTTTGGAACCGACGCGAGTTTTTACAGGCTCATTCCGAAAATAGTTATCAAAGCGAAAAACGAAGAAGAAGTTTCATTTATCCTGAAAGAAAGTTCCAAGCTGGGAATTCCGGTAACTTTCCGTGCTGCCGGAACAAGTCTTTCCGGACAAGCCATTTCCGATTCTGTACTTGTCATTGCCGGAAACCATTGGACAAAATTCAAAATCGATTCGGATGGACTAAAAATCAGCTTGCAACCCGGACTGACCGGCGGAAAGGTTAATTCACTTTTAGCTCGTTACGGAAGAAAAATAGGTCCCGATCCTGCTTCGATTGATGCTGCCATGATTGGTGGGATTGCAGCCAACAATGCCAGTGGTATGTGTTGCGGCACAGCCGAGAATTCGTACAAAACAATCGCCAGCATGCGTGTTATTTTTGCCGATGGAACTGTGCTTGATACTTCCGATCCTGAAAGCAAGCATCAGTTCAGTCAAACACATCCGCAATTGATTCAGGATATTACGGAGATGGCCGCATCGGTAAAAGACAATGCCGAATTGGCTGGCCGGATTGCCCGAAAATTTAAAATGAAAAACACTACCGGTTATAGCCTCAATGCGTTGGTTGATTTTGCTGATCCTTTTGAAATTATTGAGCATTTGATGATTGGTTCGGAAGGAACGCTGGGATTCATTGCCGAAATCAGTTATAAAACCGTAGTTGAACATCCGTTTAAGGCCAGTTCGTTGATGGTTTTCCCGGATATAGAAAAAGCCTGTAATGCAGTTTCACTCCTGAAGTCGGCGCCGGTTTCGGCCGTTGAATTAATGGATAGGGCAGGGTTGCGATCGGTTGAAGATCAGGCAGGCGTTCCCAACTATCTGAAAACACTTAGTCCGACTGCAAGTGCCATTCTGGTTGAAACCCGCGCCCTTCATCAGGACGAACTTAATCAGAAAATAAAAGTCATTCTGGATACTATAAAGATAATTTCTTCGGAAATACCCATTGAATTTACTTCAATCCCATCAGAATATGCCTTGCTTTGGAAAATCCGCAAAGGCATGTTTCCATCCATTGGCGCCATTCGAAAAACGGGAACTACTGTTATTATTGAGGATGTGGCTTTCCCAGTGGCACGTCTGGCTGAGGCAACACTCGATTTACATCGCTTATTCGAAAAATGGGAGTATCGCGAAGCCGTAATTTTTGGCCATGCGTTGGAGGGAAACTTACATTTTGTTTTTACTCAGGATTTTGGCTCTCAAAGCGAGGTTGATCGCTACGCCAATTTTATGTCTGACGTTGCCGATTTGGTAGTTTCGAAATACGATGGTTCGCTGAAGGCTGAACATGGGACTGGACGGAATATGGCGCCGTTTGTTGAAAAGGAGTGGGGGCACGAAGCTTACCAACTGATGAAGCAGATCAAACAGATTTTTGATCCGCAGAACTTGCTCAATCCCGGAGTTATTCTGAATAATGATCCAAAAGTACATTTACAAAACCTAAAACCTATTCCGGCGGCCAGCGAAAAAATTGATAAGTGCATTGAATGTGGGTTTTGCGAACCTACCTGTGTTTCGGCTGAACTGACTTTAACGCCTCGTCAGCGCATCGTGGTTTATCGTGAGATGGCCAGTTTGGCAAGGAGCGGCCATGAACCGCATATTGCAGCTTCGTTGGCTAAATCGTACCAATATGCCGGAAATGAGACCTGTGCCACCGATGGCTTGTGCGCCACCGCTTGCCCGGTGAAAATCGACACAGGCAAGTTGATCAAAACCCTGCGAAAGGAAGAAATCGGGGAACATCAAAACCGGGCGGTTTGGATTGCAGATCATATGAGTGGAGTAACTTCGTCGGTTCGTGGTGCGCTTTCAATTGTTGGATTCTTTCATACGGTTTTGGGGACTCCAATCATGAAGGGCATTTCCGGAGGACTACGAACTTTATCAGGGAATCGCATTCCGCTCTGGAATCCATTTATGCCGCATGGGGCAAAAAAAATAAATACGAGCCAGTTACAGAAAGCCAAAACAGATAAAAAAGTGGTGTATTTTCCATCGTGTATTAACCGGGCGATGGGCGTTTCAAAAGAAAATCGCAAGGAGAAACAGCTTTCTGAAAAGATGCTTGAATTGCTCAATAAAGGCGGTTTCGAGGTTATCTATCCTGAAAATCTAAACAGTTTGTGTTGTGGAATGGCTTTTTCGAGCAAAGGTTATACCGAGGCTGGAATCAAGAATTCGAATGAGTTAGAAGTTGCTTTATTGAATGCCAGTGAAAATGGCAAATATCCGGTGTTGTGCGACATGAGTCCATGCCTGTTTACGATGAAAGAGAACATGAAATCGGGTCTGAAACTTTACGAGCCGGTTGAATTTATTCTCGATCATCTGCTTTCGAATCTGGAAATTACACCAATGCAGGAAACGATTACTGTATTTCCGGTATGTAGCATGAAGAAGATGGGTCTGGAAAATAAACTGGTAGAGCTGGCTGAAAAGTGCGCGACGAAAGTGGTTGTTCTTGAAACCAATTGTTGTGGTTTTGCTGGCGACCGTGGGTTCTCATTTCCGGAGTTAAATGAACATGGATTACGCAATCTAAAAATTCAATTACCTGAAGGTGTTCGATATGGCTATTCAACAAGCCGAACCTGTGAGATTGGTCTCAGCCTGCATTCCGGAATTTCGCATCAATCCATCGTTTATCTGGTTGATGAAGTAAGTCGTGCAAAAGATGTTGTCGGGTAA
- a CDS encoding competence/damage-inducible protein A, with protein sequence MKAEIITIGDEILIGQIVDTNSAWMGQQLNFLGIEVYQVTSVHDNHEHILKAFAEAEQNADLVLITGGLGPTKDDITKKCLCEYFDTELVFHPEVLEHVRSLLSSRNVTINQLNQDQALLPASCTVLHNSAGTASGMWFERNNTIFVSMPGVPFEMEAIMSEEVFPRLVKLGITQSIVHKTVLTIGLPESMLAEKIERWEDALPDFIKLAYLPSPMMVRLRLSAYGTDQSALEAEVDRQVKELLTIIPEFVFGFDDDNLGIALGRMLVESGKTLALAESCTGGNIAHFITSNAGSSAYFKGGVVAYSNEIKNRLLEVPVETLNSFGAVSQEVAEAMAIGAQKALKTDYSVATTGIAGPDGGSDEKPVGTVWIAVAGPSGVISKKYIFKHNRERNIIRTTHTALNLLRIFILNQNSALI encoded by the coding sequence ATGAAAGCAGAAATAATTACCATAGGCGACGAAATTTTAATCGGGCAGATTGTTGATACCAATTCGGCCTGGATGGGTCAACAGTTGAATTTTTTAGGAATCGAAGTGTATCAGGTCACTTCGGTTCACGACAATCATGAACACATACTGAAAGCATTTGCCGAAGCCGAGCAAAATGCCGATTTGGTGCTGATAACAGGTGGATTGGGACCTACAAAAGACGATATTACAAAGAAATGCCTATGCGAGTATTTCGATACCGAACTGGTTTTTCATCCTGAAGTACTTGAGCATGTGCGCTCACTTTTGTCCTCCCGAAATGTTACCATCAATCAATTAAATCAGGATCAGGCGCTGTTACCGGCCAGTTGTACCGTACTTCATAATTCAGCAGGAACAGCTTCAGGAATGTGGTTCGAACGGAACAATACCATATTCGTGTCGATGCCTGGCGTACCTTTCGAAATGGAAGCCATTATGTCTGAGGAAGTTTTCCCACGGCTCGTTAAGTTGGGAATAACTCAGTCAATCGTGCACAAAACGGTTTTAACCATTGGTCTGCCCGAGTCGATGCTGGCCGAAAAGATTGAAAGGTGGGAAGACGCATTACCCGATTTTATCAAGCTGGCTTATCTGCCAAGTCCGATGATGGTTCGTTTACGGCTTAGCGCCTATGGCACCGATCAGTCTGCACTTGAAGCTGAGGTTGATCGGCAAGTGAAAGAGTTACTGACAATTATTCCTGAATTTGTATTTGGGTTTGACGACGACAATCTTGGCATTGCTTTAGGTCGGATGCTGGTTGAATCAGGAAAAACTTTGGCTCTGGCTGAAAGTTGTACAGGTGGCAATATCGCTCATTTTATAACTTCCAATGCCGGAAGTTCTGCCTATTTCAAAGGAGGGGTGGTTGCGTATTCAAACGAAATCAAAAACAGATTGCTAGAGGTTCCGGTGGAGACACTTAATTCATTTGGAGCCGTAAGTCAGGAAGTTGCCGAAGCGATGGCTATAGGCGCTCAAAAAGCATTAAAAACTGATTATTCGGTGGCAACAACTGGAATCGCTGGACCGGATGGCGGATCGGACGAAAAACCGGTTGGTACGGTTTGGATTGCGGTGGCCGGACCTTCAGGAGTGATAAGCAAAAAATATATATTTAAGCATAACCGCGAGCGGAATATAATACGTACAACCCATACTGCGTTAAATCTATTACGTATCTTTATCTTAAACCAAAATTCAGCGCTCATATGA
- a CDS encoding AsmA family protein, with amino-acid sequence MKRKILIVAGIVVLIFGILAALPFLYKDKLLAKVKTTLNNQVNAKIDFTDFKLSLFSQFPKVEMEIRNLSLVGIDEFASDTIFSAGSISTNISLMEMISGKGLELNSLTIENPRISLISDKAGKVNWDIAKTSVSAKPEAASTEASTEAFKMKLSDIRVNNLNLLYNDLAMPMKVWVKNTNITSSGDVAGTVTSFNLKGDVGEFIFEYDSVKYISKTKLKAETLLKVDYEKMNFGFDQGKLWINNLPLEVNGSFAMPNDSMQFDLAFQSEKSDFATILSLVPADYQKYLEKADIKGSAEFKGSVKGLFYNEIYPAIDILLSASNASFKYQDLPESVQDIQVLAQITKPEGDLNLLKVNVEKAHASIKNNPMDLRLLVTEPMTDPNIDASFSGTIDFASLKQAIPIDSLDITGILKAKMQMAGRMSSIEKQEYEKFQSNGEASVQNFRIQSNQLTKPIEISQGQVKANTKQINIERFDAKVGQSDFSLHGNVSNYLAYMFKNGVLKGDFNLKSSFLNFSELSNIQKPVAKSAATDAKAAPVAPADSVTAFQVPKNLDLSFQSSIQKAVYDKMPINNINGLVKIKDQKMDLTNLTMEMLQGKLAVNGSYTSNKENKPLFDFKLDMQNIDLPTAYQSLSTMRHYLPIAARSQGKISTQFGLSGTMNEKMNIVPTSLNGLGIFNTQNLMIIDSPVFDQIRGIIKKEKLKNVKVDDFTAKFQFENGELKMNPFKTNIADQQATIYGSLSAAREINLNMDFVVNREDLGADINKGLDILPGSQNIKMIDASVILNGSLTKPEVSLDLSKARAQIEQQVKKASVDELKGSVKKIGDELKKLFK; translated from the coding sequence ATGAAACGTAAAATATTAATTGTCGCCGGAATTGTAGTTTTGATTTTTGGAATATTGGCGGCTTTGCCATTTTTGTACAAAGACAAGTTGCTTGCCAAGGTAAAAACTACCCTGAATAATCAGGTGAATGCAAAAATCGATTTCACCGATTTTAAGCTTTCGTTGTTTTCTCAATTCCCGAAAGTTGAAATGGAAATCAGGAATTTGAGTTTGGTTGGGATCGACGAATTTGCCAGCGATACTATTTTTTCGGCAGGTTCCATCTCAACCAATATTTCACTGATGGAAATGATCAGCGGCAAGGGTTTGGAATTGAATAGTCTGACCATTGAAAATCCACGGATTTCATTGATCTCGGATAAGGCCGGAAAAGTAAACTGGGACATTGCTAAAACTTCAGTATCAGCTAAACCTGAAGCAGCCAGCACTGAAGCATCAACTGAGGCATTTAAAATGAAACTAAGTGATATTCGGGTAAATAACCTGAATCTACTTTACAATGATTTGGCCATGCCAATGAAGGTTTGGGTTAAAAATACTAACATAACTTCGTCGGGTGATGTTGCCGGAACTGTTACCAGTTTTAACCTGAAGGGTGATGTTGGTGAATTTATTTTCGAATACGACTCGGTAAAATACATCTCGAAAACCAAACTAAAAGCCGAAACTTTGCTGAAGGTTGATTACGAGAAAATGAATTTTGGGTTCGATCAGGGTAAATTGTGGATCAATAATTTGCCGCTGGAAGTGAACGGTTCGTTTGCCATGCCAAACGACAGTATGCAATTTGATTTGGCTTTCCAGAGCGAAAAAAGCGATTTTGCTACTATTTTATCGTTGGTTCCGGCTGATTATCAGAAATACCTTGAAAAGGCCGACATTAAAGGTTCTGCTGAGTTCAAAGGTTCTGTAAAAGGACTGTTTTACAACGAGATTTATCCGGCAATCGATATTTTGCTTTCGGCTAGTAATGCCAGTTTTAAATATCAGGATCTGCCTGAAAGCGTTCAGGATATTCAGGTTTTGGCTCAAATTACCAAGCCCGAAGGCGATTTAAATTTGCTGAAAGTGAATGTTGAAAAGGCTCACGCTTCGATAAAAAATAATCCGATGGATTTGCGTTTGCTGGTGACTGAGCCGATGACCGATCCAAATATTGACGCTTCATTTTCAGGTACCATTGATTTTGCTTCGCTGAAACAGGCAATCCCGATCGACAGCCTCGATATTACCGGTATCCTGAAGGCAAAAATGCAAATGGCTGGTCGGATGTCTTCGATCGAAAAGCAGGAATACGAAAAGTTCCAGTCAAATGGGGAGGCTTCTGTTCAAAATTTCAGGATACAGAGTAATCAGTTGACCAAACCAATTGAGATCAGTCAGGGACAAGTAAAAGCAAATACAAAACAGATTAATATTGAACGTTTTGATGCGAAAGTAGGACAGAGCGATTTTTCGCTTCATGGTAATGTGAGTAACTATCTGGCTTATATGTTTAAAAATGGTGTGCTGAAAGGTGATTTTAACCTGAAATCTTCGTTTCTGAATTTCTCCGAATTGTCGAATATTCAGAAACCAGTGGCGAAATCGGCAGCTACAGATGCAAAAGCGGCGCCAGTCGCACCAGCCGATTCGGTGACTGCGTTTCAGGTTCCTAAAAATCTGGATCTGAGTTTTCAATCTTCGATTCAAAAAGCCGTTTACGACAAGATGCCAATCAACAACATCAACGGATTGGTGAAAATTAAAGATCAGAAAATGGATCTCACCAACCTGACCATGGAAATGCTTCAGGGAAAACTGGCAGTTAACGGTTCTTATACCAGTAATAAAGAAAATAAGCCACTTTTCGATTTCAAACTCGACATGCAAAATATCGACTTGCCAACAGCTTATCAATCGCTAAGTACGATGCGGCATTATTTGCCAATTGCAGCCAGAAGTCAGGGTAAAATCTCAACACAATTTGGTCTTTCAGGAACGATGAACGAAAAGATGAACATTGTGCCAACCAGTCTGAATGGATTGGGGATTTTTAATACACAAAACCTGATGATCATTGATTCTCCAGTGTTTGATCAGATTCGTGGAATCATTAAAAAGGAGAAGCTTAAAAATGTGAAAGTGGATGATTTTACGGCAAAGTTTCAGTTCGAAAATGGCGAGTTGAAAATGAATCCATTTAAAACCAACATTGCCGATCAGCAGGCAACTATCTACGGAAGTCTTTCTGCCGCCCGCGAAATAAACCTGAATATGGATTTTGTGGTCAATCGCGAGGATTTGGGTGCTGACATCAATAAGGGACTTGATATTTTGCCGGGTTCGCAGAATATTAAGATGATCGATGCATCGGTTATCCTGAATGGCTCATTGACTAAACCTGAAGTTTCGCTCGATTTAAGCAAAGCCCGCGCCCAGATTGAGCAGCAGGTGAAAAAGGCTTCGGTTGATGAATTGAAAGGCTCGGTTAAGAAAATTGGTGATGAACTGAAGAAGTTGTTTAAATAG